In the Granulosicoccus antarcticus IMCC3135 genome, AACCCATTTTGCAGCAGACCATCCAGGCAACAGCCATTGTGCTGCTCATCATCTGTGCCGCGAACGCCTTTGGCTTCTATATGACCTGGGAAGAAATACCCAAGCGAGTAGCCGATGGCATGCTGGCTCTGAGCCAGAACCCCTACATACTATTGCTATTGATCAACCTGTTGCTCATTGGCGTCGGCATGTTCGTCGAAGGTACCGCCGCACTGATCATACTGGCACCGATACTGGTACCTGTTGTCATTCAGGTGGGAATTGATCCCGTGCATTTTGGCATCGTCATGGTGCTGAACCTTACTATTGCAGGTGTGACCCCTCCTTTGGGAACCCTGATGTTCACAACCTGTGCCATAACCGGTGTCTCAATCGGCAATTTCATTCGAGCAGCCGTACCGTTTTATATCATGCTGTTTCTTGCCTTGATGATTCTGACCTTTGTACCTGCTGTCTCACTCTGGCTGCCCGATCTCTGGATGTGACAGTTCAACAAATAGTACGCCAGCACAGACCATTGTCACTTATGAGGAAACACGCTTGAATACTGAAGACGGTACCGTCCGTATCGAACGCCATGGCCCTGTCGCCGAGATCGTGATCGACAGACCGGCCAAGCACAATGCACTGACACCTGCCATGTATCGCGGCATCGGTGCCGCCTGCGATGAGGCGAATCAGAATGATGACATTCATGTCGTTGTATTCAGCGGCGCCGGTGAACGTGCATTCTGCGCAGGCTCCGACATCAGCGCGCTCGAAGGCTACGAAGATTTCTGGGCCTGGCGCAATCGCTACGATTACATTCCACCAATCAGGGCATTGCGCAAACCGGCGATTGCAGCAGTCAAGGGCTGGGCACTGGGTGGTGGTCTGGAAATCGCCCTGGCCTGCGATATTCGCGTGGTAGCTCGTAACTCGGTATTCTCGGCACCAGAAGTGACACTGGGCTGGAATGGCGCAGGCGGTGCAGCTCAACATCTCACCAGAATGTGCGGCTATGGCCAGGCCATGAAGATTCTGCTCACCGGCGATCGCTTCGATGCTGAAGAGGCTCACCGCATCGGTATGGTCGAATGGCTGGTTGAAGTCGGTGAAGAGCGTAACAAAGCCCTCGAAGTGGCCGCGCAAATTGCGGGCAATTCCAATATTGCTACCCAAGCTGTCAAAGCTGCCGTACGCAGTGCACTGGAAGGCGGTGTTGATGCCGGTCTTCGCATGGAGAACGAACTCATGTCACTGTGTTTCGCCAAGCGAGAACTGGCGAAAAAGAACCAGCAGGAGAACTCATGAGCGCACAATTTACCGGTTTGACCTGGGATCATCCGCGCGGCTACGATGCTCTGGCGCAATCTGCCGAGCGAGTCAATCATGGCCTCACAACCCCACTAATCCACTGGAACAAGCAACCTCTGGAAGGATTTGAAAGCGCGCCGATCGCAGAGCTGGCAGCAGCAAACGATCTATTGGTACTTGATCACCCGCACCTGGGAGAAGCTGTCGCCAGTGGCTGCCTCATACCGCTGGACGAACTCTACAGTGTCGAACAGATACAATCCTGGTCCAGTCACTGTGTCGGCAATTCTCTGAACTCCTATCAGATGGATGGAAAAACCTGGGCTTTGCCTCTGGACGTGGCAACTCAGGTTATTGCCCGACGAGCAGACCGGATTAGCGAAGCACCTCAGAACTGGGCCAGCATTGAAGCATTATCCAGGGATCTGCCGGTCGCACTGTCGCTGGCAGGCCCGCATGCCATTCTTAACGTGATGTCCATTGCCGCGGCCAGTGGAGCACTACCAGGTGGTGTACATTTTCTTCCCGATGACGCCCTCCGGCAGGGCCTGGAATTGATGCAACGCCTGTATGACAGACGCCCTGCAGGAAGTGAAACCCTTAACCCCATAGCGCTGCTGGACTCCATGTCACATTGCGATGACATTGCTCTGGTCCCGTTGATATTCGGTTATGTCACCTATTCGATACCTGATCGCTATCCGCATCATGTCGCATTTTCTGACTCTGTCCTCATGCCATCTGCAGAGACGAAAGCCGGTTCGAACAGCCGATTTCACGGTGTACTGGGCGGCACCGGCATTGGCTTCTCCACCCGCTCCATCCCCTCTGCGGCCCTGCTGAGCCATATTGCCGATCTGCTGTCCCCTGCCTGTCAGCAGGAGCTGTTTCCAGAATTTGGCGGACAACCCTCGCTGCGCAGCGCCTGGCAGAATGAAAACGTCAATC is a window encoding:
- a CDS encoding ABC transporter substrate-binding protein; translated protein: MSAQFTGLTWDHPRGYDALAQSAERVNHGLTTPLIHWNKQPLEGFESAPIAELAAANDLLVLDHPHLGEAVASGCLIPLDELYSVEQIQSWSSHCVGNSLNSYQMDGKTWALPLDVATQVIARRADRISEAPQNWASIEALSRDLPVALSLAGPHAILNVMSIAAASGALPGGVHFLPDDALRQGLELMQRLYDRRPAGSETLNPIALLDSMSHCDDIALVPLIFGYVTYSIPDRYPHHVAFSDSVLMPSAETKAGSNSRFHGVLGGTGIGFSTRSIPSAALLSHIADLLSPACQQELFPEFGGQPSLRSAWQNENVNRSMGNFYLDCLASAEAPLLRPRFDGYIAFQSAAAQTVRDCLAGIHTIDDSIKGIRQLWTQARSEARGNLDDRYIIREN
- a CDS encoding enoyl-CoA hydratase/isomerase family protein, which codes for MNTEDGTVRIERHGPVAEIVIDRPAKHNALTPAMYRGIGAACDEANQNDDIHVVVFSGAGERAFCAGSDISALEGYEDFWAWRNRYDYIPPIRALRKPAIAAVKGWALGGGLEIALACDIRVVARNSVFSAPEVTLGWNGAGGAAQHLTRMCGYGQAMKILLTGDRFDAEEAHRIGMVEWLVEVGEERNKALEVAAQIAGNSNIATQAVKAAVRSALEGGVDAGLRMENELMSLCFAKRELAKKNQQENS